A window of the Cicer arietinum cultivar CDC Frontier isolate Library 1 chromosome 6, Cicar.CDCFrontier_v2.0, whole genome shotgun sequence genome harbors these coding sequences:
- the LOC101511781 gene encoding GDSL esterase/lipase At1g29670-like encodes MVTMLLLVVVVVVVGFLSAGVGAAPQVPCYFIFGDSLVDNGNNNALRSLARADYLPYGIDFPGGPSGRFSNGKTTVDAIAELLGFDDYIPPYASASDDAILKGVNYASAAAGIREETGQQLGGRISFSGQVQNYQTTVSQVVNLLGNEDQAATYLSKCIYSIGLGSNDYLNNYFMPQFYSTGSQYTPDEYADNLIQSYTEQLKTLYNYGARKMVLFGIGQIGCSPNQLAQNSPDGTTCVEKINSANEIFNNKLKSLVDQFNNQLPDSRVIYINSYGIFQDIISNPSAYGFSVTNAGCCGVGRNNGQITCLPMQTPCDNRREYLFWDAFHPTEAGNVVVAQRAYNAQSASDAYPIDINHLAQI; translated from the exons ATGGTCACAATGTTGTTGCTTGTGGTTGTGGTTGTGGTTGTTGGTTTCTTGAGTGCTGGTGTTGGTGCTGCACCACAAGTTCCTTGTTACTTCATTTTTGGTGATTCTTTGGTTGATAATGGTAACAACAATGCTCTTAGATCTTTGGCTAGAGCTGATTACCTTCCTTATGGAATTGATTTCCCTGGTGGTCCTTCTGGAAGGTTTTCCAATGGAAAAACTACTGTTGATGCAATTG CTGAACTATTGGGATTCGATGATTATATTCCTCCCTATGCATCAGCCAGTGATGATGCCATACTCAAAGGAGTCAATTATGCATCTGCAGCTGCTGGAATTAGAGAGGAAACTGGACAGCAACtg ggAGGGCGCATTAGTTTTAGTGGCCAGGTGCAAAATTACCAAACTACTGTGTCTCAAGTGGTAAATTTACTTGGAAATGAGGATCAAGCTGCAACATACTTGAGCAAGTGTATTTACTCAATTGGATTGGGTAGCAATGATTATCTAAACAACTATTTCATGCCTCAATTTTATTCCACAGGGAGTCAGTATACACCAGATGAGTATGCTGATAATCTTATTCAATCATATACTGAACAACTTAAA ACTCTTTATAATTATGGAGCAAGGAAAATGGTACTATTTGGGATTGGTCAAATAGGCTGCAGCCCAAATCAATTGGCCCAAAACAGCCCTGATGGAACAACATGTGTGGAAAAAATCAATTCTGCAAACGAAATATTCAACAACAAATTGAAGTCTCTTGTTGATCAATTTAATAACCAGCTTCCTGATTCAAGAGTTATCTACATAAACTCTTATGGTATTTTTCAAGATATTATAAGCAACCCTTCAGCCTATg GTTTTAGTGTAACAAATGCTGGATGTTGTGGAGTAGGAAGGAACAACGGTCAAATTACATGTTTACCAATGCAAACACCATGTGATAACAGAAGAGAGTATTTGTTTTGGGATGCTTTTCATCCAACTGAGGCTGGAAATGTTGTTGTTGCTCAAAGAGCTTACAATGCTCAATCTGCATCAGATGCTTATCCTATTGATATCAACCACTTAGCTCAGATCTAA
- the LOC101512094 gene encoding GDSL esterase/lipase At4g18970-like: MDRETKLWLVVLFFLFSATYCVVGVPQVPCLFIFGDSLSDSGNNNNLNTEAKANFMPYGVDFPAGPTGRFTNGRTSVDIITQLLGFDHFIPPYANTNGTDIALGVNYASGAAGIRNETGTHMGEDISFGLQVQHHRDIVSQLTTKLGTDKVQQHLNKCLYYVNIGNNDYLNNYFLPEHYPSNSNYTTEQYAIALAIEYSTYVKDLYELGARKFSLIGLNLIGCIPYEISTHGKNDSMCVQEESQAAQLFNEELKALVDRYNKELVGAKFIYVNSAFMKYSNFKLPDSLKCCKDKENGLCFPNEESCIGRHLHPFFDAFHPTEKVNLFTARCAYSSPIPTYTYPMDISQLVKL, encoded by the exons ATGGATCGTGAGACAAAGTTATGGTTAGTAGTGTTATTTTTCTTGTTTAGTGCAACATATTGTGTTGTTGGTGTGCCACAGGTACCTTGTCTTTTCATTTTTGGAGATTCTTTATCAGATAGTGGAAACAACAACAACCTAAATACCGAAGCCAAAGCTAATTTCATGCCTTATGGGGTTGATTTTCCTGCCGGCCCTACGGGAAGATTTACCAATGGTCGCACTTCAGTTGACATAATCA CTCAACTTTTGGGATTTGACCATTTTATCCCACCCTATGCAAATACAAATGGTACAGACATAGCTCTAGGTGTTAATTATGCATCAGGGGCAGCTGGAATTCGCAACGAGACGGGAACACAcatg GGTGAAGACATCAGCTTTGGATTGCAAGTACAACATCACAGGGACATTGTTTCCCAACTCACTACGAAACTTGGAACTGACAAAGTGCAACAACATCTTAATAAGTGTTTATATTATGTGAATATAGGCAACAATGATTACCTTAACAACTATTTTCTGCCAGAGCATTATCCATCTAATAGTAATTACACTACTGAACAATATGCTATTGCTCTTGCCATAGAATACTCAACTTATGTAAAG GATTTGTATGAGCTTGGAGCAAGAAAGTTTTCTTTAATTGGATTGAACCTTATAGGTTGCATTCCATATGAAATTTCTACACATGGGAAAAATGATTCAATGTGTGTTCAAGAGGAGAGTCAAGCAGCACAACTTTTTAATGAAGAACTTAAAGCCCTCGTTGATCGTTATAATAAAGAATTAGTTGGCGCCAAATTTATCTACGTTAACAGTGCTTTCATGAAATATAGTAATTTCAAGCTAccag ATAGTCTGAAATGTTGCAAAGATAAGGAGAACGGGCTATGTTTCCCTAATGAGGAATCATGCATAGGAAGACACTTGCATCCATTTTTTGATGCATTTCATCCAACTGAGAAAGTTAATTTATTCACTGCAAGATGTGCTTATAGCTCTCCCATTCCCACCTATACATACCCCATGGATATCAGTCAACTAGTTAAGTTGTAA
- the LOC101512426 gene encoding floral homeotic protein AGAMOUS-like isoform X2 — protein MMPDSPQRKIGRGKIEIKRIENTTNRQVTFCKRRNGLLKKAYELSVLCDAEVALIVFSTRGRLYEYANNSVKASIERYKKACSDSSGCKSASETNAQYYQQEAAKLRVQISNLQNHNRQMMGEALSNMSGKDLRNLETKLEKGISRIRSKKNEMLFAEIEYMQKKEIELHNSNQVLRAKISESERSQHNVNVLSGGTNFECMQTPQQFDPRNYFQVTGLQPNNNQYARQDHISLQFV, from the exons ATGATGCCAGATTCTCCACAGAGAAAGATTGGAAGAGGGAAGATTGAGATCAAGAGGATTGAGAACACAACGAATCGACAAGTTACTTTCTGTAAGCGTAGAAATGGCTTGCTTAAGAAGGCATATGAATTATCTGTTCTTTGTGATGCTGAAGTTGCTCTAATAGTTTTCTCAACTCGTGGACGTCTCTATGAATATGCAAATAACAG TGTCAAAGCATCTATTGAGAGGTACAAGAAAGCATGTTCAGATTCTTCTGGTTGCAAATCTGCTTCTGAGACTAATGCTCAG TATTACCAGCAGGAAGCTGCCAAACTGCGGGTGCAAATCAGTAATTTGCAGAATCACAACAG GCAAATGATGGGTGAAGCTTTGAGCAATATGAGTGGCAAGGATCTCAGAAACCTTGAGACTAAATTGGAAAAAGGAATTAGCAGAATTCGTTCTAAGAAG AATGAAATGCTGTTTGCAGAAATTGAGTATATGCAGAAGAAG GAGATAGAATTGCATAATAGCAACCAGGTTCTTAGAGCAAAG ATATCAGAAAGTGAGAGGAGCCAGCATAATGTTAATGTGTTGTCTGGAGGCACAAACTTTGAATGTATGCAAACGCCACAGCAGTTTGACCCTCGCAACTACTTCCAAGTGACTGGATTACAACCCAATAATAATCAGTATGCCAGGCAAGACCACATTTCTCTTCAATTTGT TTGA
- the LOC101512426 gene encoding floral homeotic protein AGAMOUS-like isoform X3, translating to MMPDSPQRKIGRGKIEIKRIENTTNRQVTFCKRRNGLLKKAYELSVLCDAEVALIVFSTRGRLYEYANNSVKASIERYKKACSDSSGCKSASETNAQYYQQEAAKLRVQISNLQNHNRQMMGEALSNMSGKDLRNLETKLEKGISRIRSKKNEMLFAEIEYMQKKEIELHNSNQVLRAKISESERSQHNVNVLSGGTNFECMQTPQQFDPRNYFQVTGLQPNNNQYAS from the exons ATGATGCCAGATTCTCCACAGAGAAAGATTGGAAGAGGGAAGATTGAGATCAAGAGGATTGAGAACACAACGAATCGACAAGTTACTTTCTGTAAGCGTAGAAATGGCTTGCTTAAGAAGGCATATGAATTATCTGTTCTTTGTGATGCTGAAGTTGCTCTAATAGTTTTCTCAACTCGTGGACGTCTCTATGAATATGCAAATAACAG TGTCAAAGCATCTATTGAGAGGTACAAGAAAGCATGTTCAGATTCTTCTGGTTGCAAATCTGCTTCTGAGACTAATGCTCAG TATTACCAGCAGGAAGCTGCCAAACTGCGGGTGCAAATCAGTAATTTGCAGAATCACAACAG GCAAATGATGGGTGAAGCTTTGAGCAATATGAGTGGCAAGGATCTCAGAAACCTTGAGACTAAATTGGAAAAAGGAATTAGCAGAATTCGTTCTAAGAAG AATGAAATGCTGTTTGCAGAAATTGAGTATATGCAGAAGAAG GAGATAGAATTGCATAATAGCAACCAGGTTCTTAGAGCAAAG ATATCAGAAAGTGAGAGGAGCCAGCATAATGTTAATGTGTTGTCTGGAGGCACAAACTTTGAATGTATGCAAACGCCACAGCAGTTTGACCCTCGCAACTACTTCCAAGTGACTGGATTACAACCCAATAATAATCAGTATGCCAG TTGA
- the LOC101512426 gene encoding floral homeotic protein AGAMOUS-like isoform X1 encodes MMPDSPQRKIGRGKIEIKRIENTTNRQVTFCKRRNGLLKKAYELSVLCDAEVALIVFSTRGRLYEYANNSVKASIERYKKACSDSSGCKSASETNAQYYQQEAAKLRVQISNLQNHNRQMMGEALSNMSGKDLRNLETKLEKGISRIRSKKNEMLFAEIEYMQKKEIELHNSNQVLRAKISESERSQHNVNVLSGGTNFECMQTPQQFDPRNYFQVTGLQPNNNQYARQDHISLQFVAHMFIAKAAIE; translated from the exons ATGATGCCAGATTCTCCACAGAGAAAGATTGGAAGAGGGAAGATTGAGATCAAGAGGATTGAGAACACAACGAATCGACAAGTTACTTTCTGTAAGCGTAGAAATGGCTTGCTTAAGAAGGCATATGAATTATCTGTTCTTTGTGATGCTGAAGTTGCTCTAATAGTTTTCTCAACTCGTGGACGTCTCTATGAATATGCAAATAACAG TGTCAAAGCATCTATTGAGAGGTACAAGAAAGCATGTTCAGATTCTTCTGGTTGCAAATCTGCTTCTGAGACTAATGCTCAG TATTACCAGCAGGAAGCTGCCAAACTGCGGGTGCAAATCAGTAATTTGCAGAATCACAACAG GCAAATGATGGGTGAAGCTTTGAGCAATATGAGTGGCAAGGATCTCAGAAACCTTGAGACTAAATTGGAAAAAGGAATTAGCAGAATTCGTTCTAAGAAG AATGAAATGCTGTTTGCAGAAATTGAGTATATGCAGAAGAAG GAGATAGAATTGCATAATAGCAACCAGGTTCTTAGAGCAAAG ATATCAGAAAGTGAGAGGAGCCAGCATAATGTTAATGTGTTGTCTGGAGGCACAAACTTTGAATGTATGCAAACGCCACAGCAGTTTGACCCTCGCAACTACTTCCAAGTGACTGGATTACAACCCAATAATAATCAGTATGCCAGGCAAGACCACATTTCTCTTCAATTTGT TGCTCATATGTTCATAGCAAAAGCAGCTATAGAATGA